The following DNA comes from Mya arenaria isolate MELC-2E11 chromosome 11, ASM2691426v1.
TGTATGCGTGTCTATACACTAAATAATGAAGAAGCACTTCACACTTGGGAACCTAGTGCTGATTGTTTGTAAAACAGTTGCAAACAAGAAGATAACGAAGGTGCAAGAGATAAATATTAAGAGAGCTATGAGGACGAGTCGTGTGGCAAAATTAAAATCCGTGCTGTATTCTGGTATTCCGGAATCCCAAGGGTTGGTAATGTTGGAATAATcctctgaaataaataattcataacaTAGCTAGTATAATTGCTGAAATTAGACTGTTTTAGATTCACGGCAGTATGTGAAACTGCGTTTGTTATGTAGCTAAGATAAACAAGGTGAAAACACGTATTAATTACAATGTCATTTAACACCGTTTCAAATACATGAATAGGGAAACTTTAAATACGAACTTCAATTCATTTCACTTTCGTTCCTTTTCTTCCGTTTGAAAATAGCGCATAGTTGGTATCATACGGATTTCTTTATTCGACATGTAGTCAATGAATCGCGTGAATCAATTAAGACAATGcgttacatgtatatagtcaTCAGTAAATTTGGTTTagagtatacatgtacataccttcTTTTAACCTACACACTCGATTCTGCAGTGGAGTACAAAGCGATACTTCTTCTTCATGTTCTTTGCAAACTGAGCAGAATTTACACCCAAAACTTTCTCCGTCTAACGAATAAGTTCCTTTAGGACAGGTTTTACACCTTGTATCTTTATAAGGCAAACACTGTCTTCTTATAAACTGACCTCGTTCACACTCAGTGCAGTTCCGGCAAATTCCTCCGCGTTTGTCACTAAAAGAAGTCCCAATTTCACATGGTTTACAAGACCTGTTGGTAGTCTTGGAACACGGCAAATGCTCCGTGTATCCTTTAGGACATACGAAACACTTTCTGCACTTTCCACTTCCATTTGTATCCTTGTGATAGTATTGTCCTGTTTGGCAACTGTCCTTCCGAGAACCAGCATATAATCTAAGCTGTGGGTACTGAAATCATTAAAACGCATCATGTTATTCTGAATAACACATGTTCAATGAGTTCAATTTGGCATAAAACCTGTCtcacattttacatcaatattaTGACAAAATTGAGGTTTAAAGTTgctaaaaaatcaattaatactTACAGGCAAAACTCCCATAACGTAATGACTTTGCAGcaaagaaatcaaaataatgAAGTTATGCTGAAACACGTAGGCTGTCAAATAATGCTTTCGAACTCTCATACTGATTTTCTAAAACTGACAGCATTTCCCCTTCAACAATTCAAAACGAAAGTAGGGAAGGATTTTCGAAACTCGCTTATCGTCATATGAGAATTATtcaataacatgtttattttacatcaaaGCAACGATAATCCTTTAATCCGTTAATTATGACATCAAATCTATTATAATTCCATCTGAGacctttaagctgcactctcacagattgattgttttgagaattaaaaaatatgtctttgaatgagccaatttttgtgtagaTTTTCTGGAAACAAGtaaaataagactgctgacaaaaaccagatcgcagtttttataTTAACGtctgaaaatagatttttatggCTAAAGGCGTTATTAACGCTTTAACGCTGGCAGTTTACCAGACAATATGTACTATTGTGAGTAATTTTATATGACTTAATTAAAGGCACGGATCCCAGAATCAGCtaattctaagacaaaaaaataaaagaaggtCAACAGCGCCAATTtctgagagtacagctttaacaCGGCGTTCAAAAACAGATTGCCGTTGTGTAATAAGAGGCGTATCTAAtgcgatttttttattatgagaCACATGACTCGTATATGTATGATAAGAGACATATGACTCGTATATGTATGATACGAGACATATGACTCGTATATGTATGATACGAGACAGATGACTCGTATATGTATGATACGAGGCATATGACTCGTATATGTATGATACGAGACATATGACTCGTATATGTATGAAACGAGACATATGACTCGTATATGTATGATACGAGACATATGACTCGTATATGTATGATACGAGACATATGACTCGTATATGTATGAAACGAGACATATGACTCGTATATGTATGAAACGAGACATATGACTCGTATATGTATGATACGAGACATATGACTCGTATATGTATGATACGAGACATATGACTCGTATATGTATGAAACGAGACATATGACTCGTATATGTATGATACGAGACATATGACAGACATATGACTCGTATTTGTatgctatttcatcatacgccATTGACACTCATTATGGGGAAGTTTTGTTAATAGGTATTATAATAATGCGCATAGTTTCCTTCTACATATATACAGAAATTGTGTTTCGCTGACCGACTAACTATCAATTTCtggaaacataaaaataattccggttttaattaatgttgaaaataacaatagcatGACCGTCATACGGTTTTTTTCCTGAAAAACAGATGAGAAGATGTTCTGGCGAAGTTGTTCTGGCGAAGTTAAAttgttcataataaatataGAACCAGCTAACACAGCTAGAATTTACGTTTCAATGGATCTAATGATCCCTCACAGCTTTTATGTTGGccacatgtttttatttgatcattctacgtacatgtatttaaaacaaatacttaacgGCAATTCGAGGGATAAAAGCAAAAAGGTTAtaatttcttctttatttaatatcacttagaaccttttcgcattcacccctcgaattTGTAGATACCCATTTTAATGGAAACATCGTTAAATTTTCAATAACGTTCTTGCGTCAGCATGTAGCATTTTGTGTTAGGTTTTAAAGAAGATAAAACTAATGCAATTACATTTGAAAAAGTATAATGAAATTGAGTACACAACCAGAcgacaattttaaaataattacaagCCCCCTGTTGAAGCTTAAGCCGTTTTTCTATATAGTGCAAGTTTACTAAATAAGTGCACTGTTGACGAAGTGCATTTGCTTGTTAAAGCCGCAATTCAATTTTAATCGCTCCCTAGATTACATGGGAATGGAAACTAAAATCAAAGTGAAAGTAAAGGTATGATTCCAAACCAAATACGAAAACCTTGTCCACATTGTCAATGAGTTtctaaacatttataaagaaattaaCACACCAGCACAGTGCTGGAATTATAGATATAAATCAATGCAATGTTTTCAGAAATTATAAATGACATTCAATTCTGGAAGAATGCGGGCAATTTAACACTTATTTCGAACTAGCAATGATTCCTAACCAAGTAACGTTgtgttatatgaaatatttttgacaacTTAATTACTACTTAGCACATTCCAAATTAGGTGGATTAGTTTATTTGAAAGGGGGAAGTCAATATATAAACGATCCAATGATCTAGAGGGCGCATATGGCCGCTTGTTCGTGCAACATATCGCAAGGAATGATTCACATTGATTTTACAAGGCAATTTAGACATCGTGTCCAATCGTTACAAAGTTGAAGAACACACAATTGATGGAGAAAAACTAAGAGATCCGGTTAGTCAGCATCGCAAGCGTTATCAGAGTTACAACTACGCAAACATCATCGACAGAACGATCCTAAACGCCTGCCTGAGTCGTTCGGTTGGGAAAAAACACAAAGAAACCAAGCAtaactttcaattttatttatgcaGTTCA
Coding sequences within:
- the LOC128209570 gene encoding tumor necrosis factor receptor superfamily member 16-like produces the protein MRVRKHYLTAYVFQHNFIILISLLQSHYVMGVLPYPQLRLYAGSRKDSCQTGQYYHKDTNGSGKCRKCFVCPKGYTEHLPCSKTTNRSCKPCEIGTSFSDKRGGICRNCTECERGQFIRRQCLPYKDTRCKTCPKGTYSLDGESFGCKFCSVCKEHEEEVSLCTPLQNRVCRLKEEDYSNITNPWDSGIPEYSTDFNFATRLVLIALLIFISCTFVIFLFATVLQTISTRFPSVKCFFII